DNA sequence from the Drosophila sechellia strain sech25 chromosome 3L, ASM438219v1, whole genome shotgun sequence genome:
GGTGGAGCCGCAGCTGTTCCTTTGCGGCAGGTGCAGCGATACGAACTCACACACTCATACATACCTGCACTTACCTATTCCGCCCGTCCgtccaataacaataacaacacaAACAATGGCTGGCACTGCGACCGCGACGCCAATGGAAATTGATGAGTTTGTTAATTCGTCCATAATTTCTTGGGTGAGTAGAGTACTGCGGGCGTTACGGATAAACATGCTCGATATTTGCATCGCCAGTGGGCCTATGTGCTTGGCATAAATAATTCAAGTGTTCGATTGCCAATCGCTCGCATATGGAAAAGGCGAAATCAACAACAAAGTCGTGAGAACAACCTgcttacaaacacacacgcacacagctgGGGTCAACGAAATAGAATCGTACGTTACAGGGAAACTCCAAAAAGCGAATAATTATAGATATCCAAAGCATTAGCTTAGTTAAATTGATTCCGTTACGACGAAAGCAGGTGTATTGTATATGAAATCTCTTTAATTTATAATCATATCAAACATATGTATCAACTCCACTTCGAGCTCTTATTTTTTTGACTGTTTGTCGCCAAAGAACCAAGGTCATTGTAACTTGCTCAAGACTGCTAGCGGTACAATGAGAACGGAGGAGAAGCGTAATGAGCTCTTGTCCAGCTAATAAACATATTCACGCTCGCTTTGTCGGATTCCGTATCTAAAACTGGTATTTTCTTCCTTTACAGCTGGAATCATGTCTGCCACGTGCCGAGCTTCTCGCCGGATACACCTCCCTGCTGGATGGCCACATAATCCACAGCGTCTGGCTGCAAATCGACCCCGAGCCGCAGAATAATCCCAGCGAATTGACCGATCTTAACGGGAAATCTCTCAGCATCGCGAGGGCCAAGAACTTCGAGTGCGTTGTGAGGAATCTAAAGTCTTTCTTTGAGGAGGAGCTTGGGCAAACCATACTGGTCCTACCCGATGCCTTCACCTTGGGTCATCATCCGGAGAGTAAGAACGGGCTCGAACAGATGAAGACCTTGCTGACCCTGTTGCTCGGCGCAGCTGTGCAATGTCCCAACAAGGAGCTGTTTATTGCTCGCATCAAGGAGCTGGACTTGGAAACGCAGCACGCTATTGTGGGACTGATCAAACAGGTGACCGACAGCCATAGTTTGGTGCTTACCGAGGACTCCTTGGAGAGACTTACGCCGCAGAGCATGTACACGCACATTCTGCGCCTGACCAAGGAGCGGGACGTCATGTATCTCAAGTGGATCGATTTGGCGTGCGTGGAGAGCGAAATGGCAGCCAGCGAAAATTTGGTGGAATGTGGGCAAGGTGTCAGCGTTACACGTTCCCCTTCAAACGGAACTGCCACCTCGACACCTTCATCTTCTTCCAATTCGGAAAGCAATCACCTTGCCGTAGAATGTGCCGATCTGCGTTCGAAGAACCGCAAGCTGCGTCAGGAACTGTAAGATAAGCTATTATTTACTAACCCAATAATTATTCAAACTCCTTTAACTTTCTTTAAGCGAGGAAAAGTCCGAGAATCTTTTGGAGCTACGTGAGGAGTTGGATGACAAGAAGGCTCGCTTTGACAAGCTGCGCCAGGAAAGCCAAGAATGGTTTACGGAGGCCAAGCGGGCATCTGCATATCGTGACGAGGTAGACATCCTCCGGGAAAGGGCTGAAAGAGCTGATCGCCTGGAGGTGGAAGTTCAGAAGTACCGCGAGAAACTCGGAGACTCCGACTTTTATAAATCCCGCGTTGAGGAACTGCGGGAGGACAACCGTGTGCTGCTTGAATCCAAGTATATTAGCCAAACAAAATACCAATAAATGTTTTCTAacctataccctttcaccttCTCAGGGAAATGCTGGAGGAGCAGTTGCAGCGTTACCGAAAAAGGTCTGAGCATGCCATCTCTCTGGAATCCGAGATTATTAAATACAAACAGAAGCTCAACGACATGGCTCTCGAACGGGACGTAGATCGCTCCAAGCTAGAGGAGTTGCTGGAGGAGAACGCGCAACTGCAACTGGTAGCCAGGAATCTCAACTCGACGATGGATTTGGATAAATCCTTTTCCGAAAACGAAGACGATTGCAACTCAGGCGACAATAGTCTTTCGGAACAGCTAACGAACAATGCTCAGACCCGTGCACTCAAGCTCGAGCTGGAGAACCGTCGTTTGACCGCCGCTCTGGAACAGTTAAAAGAAAGTAGCTTCCACGAATCCACCAGCAAGATGCTTGAACTggagaaggagaagaaaaAGCTGTCTCTAAAAATTGAACAGATGCAAGAAAACATCCATCGTCTGACTCAGCAGAATGTCGAACTGGAAGGGGTCTTTAAAAATGCCCTGGAAGAGAACAAAAAGTTACAGGATGCGGTGGATAATCGCCAAAAGAGCTACGATCGACAGAGCATGGAACGCGAGGCTGACCGTCAAAAGCTTTCTGATGCCGAGCAGCATGTCGAAACCCTAAACAAAGAAAAGCAACGTATTCAAACCCTTAACGAAAGCATTCAGCGAAGAGCCGACGATCTTGAACGGTTGGCGGAGAGCAAGACAAAGGAACTAGAGCAATACTTGGAAAAATCAAGGCAATACGAGCTTACTAAGCAGAAGCTCTATGAGATCGAAGCAAAGGTCTCCACGTACGAGCGCGAAAACGCTAGCCTGCTTAAGGAAGTGTCCAAACTCAAAGAGGGTAGCGAGGAAAAGTCTGTGCAGCTGGACGACAGTATTAATCGGCTCGATGTACAGAGCAAAGAACTACAAAAGCTGGGCAAAGCACTTGAAGATTCGGAGCAAGTGCATCAAAAGCTTGTGGAACTTGAGAAGCAAAACCAAGAGCTAGCTTCACAGCGCATCATTGATCAAGAGATGATAAGCACTCTTCGAAACGACTTGGTCACTGGTACTCTAGTAACGAAGAAAGTGCGAAACAACTTGGAGAAACTAGGACTGGCGGACGAAGAGCCCGGTGAGCTCAATGTGGAGCATGTGGTGGAGAAGTTGGTGCGCAACCCGGAGACTTTTAAAACAGTTCGCGAGATAATGCTAAACGTGACCCGAgagcagctggaggaggaggaccgAGAAGGTGGCGTCAAATCCGACATGTGTGTGCTATGCCACCGTCAGGAGATCTTTACGGTGGAAAAGAACATTGAACTCGCGGCTACTCCAGCTCCTGCACCAGCTCAACCATCTTCGCAGGAACTTCGCTTCGAACACAAGTTACGTCTAAGTCCAGCACGAGAATCAGCAGAGCTGACCCGTATTAAGGATTCCAACACTCAGCTTCAGACGGAGAATGCTCGTCTTAGCGTGGACGTGGCTGCTCTGGGCTCGCAAATAACTTCGCTGAACACGCAGCATGTAGCCCTACAGCTGGCCAACTCCCAGTTGGCTGCCGAAAAAGATACGCTGCTCAAAGAAATCGATTCACTGCAGCAGGAGCACAAACATGCTTTGCAGGATCAGGTAACGTTGCAATGCCTGCATGATCAACTCTCCGCGGAGTACGAGTCCCTGAATAAGGACAAGGAGCAGCTAAAGGCTGCAGTGCGGGATTTGCGTCAGGAGCTGCGAGATACCCGTGAACAGCAGTCTGCATTGGAGCAACGCATTGAGGAGTTGACCATTCAGAACAACAACATGAAAACATGCAGCGAGGATCTGTCAATCCTGCGTACGGAGCACTCCAAACTGACAGACGACTTCCGCAATCTTTTCGCCACCAGCGATCGCTTCAAGAACGAATACAAAAACATCCAGGAGCAGTACAAGATGGTACGCATGGAGCACTCCAGCCTGAAGTTACAAAACACAGAACTCTCCGGCGAGCTAAATGCCAAGAGCGATCAGGTCCGTTGCCTACAGATGGAGTATAGCAAGGTTCAACAGCGTTGTGAGGTGGGTTAAAAAGTTCCAAGATAATATCCTATTCTATTAATATTCTTTTTGCATGCAGATGTTAATACAAAACAATGCTGAACTGGACTCGGAGCGCAAGGCTCTGATGGACAACGTGTCCCAATTGCTCTCGCAATATCAGGAACTTTTGGCCATATCTCTGGAGGACAAAAAGCACTTCCATGAGGAGGAGAAGAACTACACCGAACGGGTGCACAGCCTCAAGCGGCAGAAGGAAAAGCTGGAGGAGAAAATTATGGAGCATTACAAGAAGTCAGAGACCACAGTGCACAAGAAGTAAATAATATAACCATACAAAAATACATTTGTTATTAAAGCAATCACTTTAATTTCAGAAAACCATTTGCCAGCATGCTGGTTAGAAGAGTAAAGAAAGCTAGCTCGGATCTAATGAACAAGGTGCCCAGTCGAGTAAGTTTACTCACAACTAAATGTAAAGAAACTTAATAACATAAAAACGTTTTGTTTCAGAACCGTCGCTCTTGGGTAGATGACGCGCGTACCAATTCCCAGTTCGTGGTCGGTTCCGAGTCAGGCGGCAATGAGTCGGATAATAGCAATGAGGAGCCACTGTCCATTGCCTCCGACACGCACCTGCTCCAGAGGAATGTCCCGCTCCGCCAGAGTCTGCAGCGGTAAGCCATTTAGTTGGGATGGAAATGgatgttttgttatatttttggGTTCACGGTATTTGTTCTTTTTACATGTATTATACACAACTCGACACTCGCACCAAACAAACACTGTACATTATGTCGGAGTAGGGATTTGCTGGATAACTCGATCCAACGCGGCGGCCCCGTGCGCAGTAGCCTGCAGGCTCAGAAACGTACGGATTTGAATAACTCACGTAGAAATAGCGTGCACGGGTATGCGCTTTTGATGTTTAACATTCATTCTACCCCATTAAAACTTGCCAATTGAAAAGGATCGGAGTCTGTTCCGGGGATTCAAGTGGCCACTGTCAATCCTCATTCCTTCTTTCCCTCTGCACAATGCGTATCTCCCTTCGTTGTCGCTCCCCACCTGTGTTTTATAAACTTGCATTCAACCAGTTGCTGATAAATCATTTACTTCGCAGCAGTCTTGAAGCGCCAGACGTGACGGGGAGCAGTCTGACTCTCGGGACGGCCGGCTCCAGACGCACCGTTTATCTTATCGATGAGCACCAGAAGCTTCCCGATGGCTCCACTCCCGGCGCCGCACAGTCACAGTCTGTTGGCGGCAGTGGCTCCGTCAGCGCCGCAACTCCTACATCCGCAGAACCTCAGACGCCTCAGAAGAGTACGGAAAACAATGCCCCGGTGGGCCCAGCCACGTTTCTCATGTACAACCGGATAAACACCACGATCGGGGGAGCCTCGAACAGCGGGGACCAGAGCCctctgctgcaggccagcggCAGCACCTCGGGAACGACCATGCAGGATGACAAGTCGGCAAGGAAGCGGACCGAAGACAAGAGCAATAGCATCTGGTATGAGTACGGCTGCGTCTAGAACATTCGAACAGTATACGTCCACAACATGAACTCGAACATAATGCATTTGCTGACGAAGTATTATTTCGTTTTAGAAATTaacgaatttatttttaaacgcaTTAGAACATCGATGTTGCCTTAAGCAAGTTACATATGTAAGTGTAAAGTGCTGCTTAAACCGCTATGATTTGCCTTAAGAAATGTTTTACAATTAGACTATGTACTATACAATATTTTGTACCTATTTATGCAATCTAAAAACTCCAGAAGACTACGCGACTACTATGCGAACATATAACTATCCAGTATACACCCCTATATACACAAAACtataatgtaatatgttaaatattagctGTACCGGCCTCAATGTACGTCCTAAGCGAAAGGCTTTCCATTTCGCTGATTAGacaagatatatatttatatccgTTCATTTGGTGTTTTGTTAACTCGACTCGAATCTATGTATTCCTAGATATGTTGTAAACCACACTCGAACTCTGCTATCAGCTAACAAACGCGCCTTCAATTtgtgaatatatttttataaattactTGTAGCCTTGTACTATTTATTGACGCAAAGCCTAACACCGCAATAAAGCTAAGCAAACATACAGAAAATATCTCACTTTTTCGGCAAGTCTCTAAAGATAAccaaacatacatataagGTGCTTCGTTTGTCCCCAGTATTTTAGAATGAAAGGCGACTGGAGACAAAAAAGATGTGGCTAAAGGCGCTTGTTCTACTGGTAACTACTACAAACTGTGCGCACTTCCGTCTAATAATCACTTTTTAATAAACTCAAGCTTACGATCCGATATTTGGCGGCCACGTGCAATGTGTGTCAAAGTGCCAGCAATGTCGCTTGTCACAGTGAAACCACTTTTTCCATCTGCTATGACGGTCTGTAAATGGTCTTTAAAAACAAGGGCATTGTGTGACAACGTTTTAATTTCCAGGAGTGCCATCGTATGATCTCTTGCCATGTCCTAAGGATTTTTATTGCACGGATGGCTTTTACACTTGCTATCAAAATGCTGATCCAGTTTGCAAAACAGAAGAGGACACTTCCACCACCGAGATCCAGACAAGTACAACCACTTCCAGCCCCACTACCACGACAACCACTGAAGTCCCAACTACCACTGCTATCCCCACTACCACAACAACCACTGAGATCCCGACTACTGAAGCTCCGTGGGATGCCGACGATATCTGTCAGCAATACACTAAAAACACCTTTTTCGAAAACGTAGATGATCCCACCTGCACCACGTGAATACCCTACAGCTGAAAATGGATTTCGATGCTAGACTTAAGAGTACACTTTTCAGTTTTATAACCTGTACAGTTGATGACGACGGAACCCATTCGACAAAGGTCACTTCATGCAAGGCTAATCAGTATTTTAGTACCAGCTTGAAGGCTTGTACCGCCACAAAGCCCGATGGATGCGTGGAGGCGACAACCACTGTGGCCACCACAACcccaaccaccaccaccgtgGCCACAACAGCGGCGAGTACCACCACAGCAGAACCCTGGAGTGCGGAGAAAACCTGCCTGACTGTCACTAGGACCACTTTGTTTCAAAACCAAGACGATCCCACCTGCACCACGTAAGTAGACAACGAATTTCCAGGGAACAACTCACATAAACGATTCTTCTAGGTAtctattttgttattttatcaATGGATCGGCAACAGCTTTGATAAGGAACTGTAAGACCAACCAATATTTTGATGCTTCCTTGAAAGCCTGCGGCGAAGATAAACCGGATTATTGCACCTAATTCAGACCGTTTAACAGCAGTAATCGATCATTATCAGATTTATTGAAACCAATAAAATATCAGTATAAAACAATCATATGATACCATTTTCTAAAATTGGCAAGATAGGCGGGGGAACAGGCCACTCCAGTAACTATTTAAGAGCCAGGCGGAGCTCTGATGCTTCACAAAGCGAAAGGCAATGGGTTAAGCTAATCATGTGGCTGCGTATAATGTTTATACTGGTGAGgtctttaaaaatatattttacctGTGCTAatcaaatatatgtatgtatatatttcagTTGCTGGCTCATTGCCTCTCGGCTTTGCCAGCTCCAGAGTTTGACGACCAGAACTCCAAGACTTGGAGTGCGGAAGAAGCCTGCAGTGAAGTTACAATCACCACCCTAATGGAAAACCAGGCTGATCCAACTTGTAGAACGTAGGTGAAGTCTATGGCGTAAAATAACCAAAATTATACTAACAGCTACCACCACATTACCAGCTACGTTTATTGTTACGTGGTAAATGGATCAGTTTATTCGTTGATTAGGAGCTGCAAAAGCAACCAGTACTTTGATCACAATTTGAAAATGTGCAGGTCTGAAGTTCCAGCTGAATGTTCTGCAGAGGCACCAACCAACTAAATCCCACCACATCTTCCATGCCACTTTGAACTTCTGCAGCGCCAATAAGCCAGATTATTGTATCTGAATTTCTTGGAACCCAAAGCTTATAAATGTTTCATATCTTGATGccaataaaaactaattaaaaatgaTAGCATTTTTCAAGATAAGCACTTGATGCGTTTTCAATGCTTTCGGTAGGAAGTGGCATATATGGTTTTCAGCGAATGGATTCATTTCTGCATAATCAAAACACCCGGATTATAGTTCTTGACAACACCCAGAGTTTACCCAGAAATTTGCACATATCTGAGAAGTCCATAAACGAAGTACATACGAGTACGAGAACGGGTgacaaaacaaattaataaacctacgcaataaacattaaatacATTCTACATTGCCAAAGCGTTCCGAGATAAACGATTCTACAGATTAAATCCTACTGGTATTTAAAGGCCGCTTTGGCGCTTCAAGGTTTCAGTGTGCGAAGTGTAGCAAGGTTAAATCGACAATGTGGACGAGTCTAATTGTATCACTGGTAACTATGCAAGGACTGCCCTCGGATCCATATCCCCAATCAAACGAATCCACTCCATAATAGCTCCTGGTCCAATGCCTGCTTGCCGGGGCAGCGCCTGCGCTAAAGGATCTGGACGCGGGCACCTGGAGTGCGGATGAGGCGTGTCAGAATGTGGATAAGTCGGTCATAATAGCGAACCAGAATGACTCCACATGCGCAACGTAAGCAACTCGACGGATTATACGGATTACCACCTACTAAATGGAAATTCACTTTCAGTTTCGTCTATTGTTATAAAGTCGATGACTCAACGAGGGCTCTAATCAAAAGCTGCAAGAGCGGGCAATTCTTTGATGCCGATCTCGAATTCTGCAGTGTCAGCAAACCAGCTGGATGTGTCTAATGTGTGGAAGTCTTAAAATACATAGTCATAAAATTCATAGTTGAATAGTAGTGCAGTAGattttacatatgtattattaacttattatattaaaaccaataaaataaaaactaaattggaagtaaaatattttccaggTTCCTAAGCAACCAGTGGCAATTACCCAATCAAAATCCCAGACAGAATCGTTTGTATCTTTCTTTATGGCTAACTGGAAGTAATATGAATGAACCTCATTAATCGTTGGTACTCAGCAGTTGCTCGGTCGTGTGGATTGGCAGGACTCTGTTTCCGAATTGTAGTATTCATTGGTGTTGCAATAGTAAAGCCAACCCAGGTAATCCAGACTCAATTTATAGCAGTAGACATACCTAGAAAGTCCAACACTTAAGACCAACGCATCTTGAAGATGATAAATATACTTGCATTTGACACGTTGTATCGGTCTCAACTCGGAAGTATCCTTTGGCCTTCAACTTTGCACAATAGGCATTGGGATCTATTTCCGAAGGTACTGTAGTTGGAGCACTGGTAGATGATTCAGTTGTTGTGGGCGGAGAACTCGAATCAGTGGTAGTGGCAGATGTGGTGGAATCTGTACTTGAATCTGTGGTAAGTTCAGATGTAGTAGAATCTGTACTCGAATCAGTAGTAAGTTCAGAAGTAGTTGAGTCCGTACTCGATTCGGTACTAATTTCAGAAGTAGTAGAATCCGTACTCGATTCGGTACTAATATCAGAAGTAGTAGAATCTGTACTCGATTCGGTAGTTAGCTCAGATGTAGTAGAATCGGTACTCGATTCGGTACTAATTTCAGAAGTAGTAGAATCTGTACTCGATTCGGTAGTTAGCTCAGATGTAGTAGAATCGGTACTCGATTCGGTACTAATTTCAGAAGTAGTAGAATCTGTACTCGATTCGGTAGTTAGCTCAGATGTAGTAGAATCGGTACTCGATTCGGTACTAATTTCAGAAGTAGTAGAATCTGTACTCGATTCGGTAGTTAGCTCAGATGTAGTAGAATCGGTACTCGATTCGGTACTAATTTCAGATGTAGTAGAATCGGTACTCGATTCCGTAGTGAGCTCAGATGTAGTAGAATCGGTACTGGAATCTGTAGAAAATTCAGAAGTGGTTGAATCTGTTGTGAACTGGGTTGTTGGAGTTTCAGCCACTGTGGAATCGGTAGTTTCAGCTGTGGTGGTTGCTGTTGACTCCGTAGTTTCTAGGGTACTCGAATCTTGGAGTTCAAAGTACAAGATAATGAAAACCGCAGGCAATAAACCCATTAAAAAGGAGATATGTGCTACATATACCAACCTGTTACTATATCCGTTGTGGCCGTAGAAGTGGCTGTGACACAGGCCGGCTGTGGGAAAAGAAGTGTGAGAATTTGCAAGTCGCCACGGAGCTAACTAAATCTCACTTCCGCTGAGGCCATTGGTGCACAGAATCCCTCGAGGACGCAGTAGTACCCATCGCGACAGCTTTGCACCGCACTTTCGTCCACGGTGCCTTGACCGAAGCAAAGCCCATAGTCGGTTTCACTGACACACGCATATTGTTCATTTGTCAAGGAGCAGTCGGAACAACCGGACTGCCCAAGAGCACCATTCGAAATCCAGAGGAGCAGGAGAACCTGGAACAGGCGAAGTGGGTCACTTTCTTTTTGCTGAGTGCTATCTTGAGTCACCTGTAGGCTAA
Encoded proteins:
- the LOC6610579 gene encoding girdin isoform X4, which produces MAGTATATPMEIDEFVNSSIISWLESCLPRAELLAGYTSLLDGHIIHSVWLQIDPEPQNNPSELTDLNGKSLSIARAKNFECVVRNLKSFFEEELGQTILVLPDAFTLGHHPESKNGLEQMKTLLTLLLGAAVQCPNKELFIARIKELDLETQHAIVGLIKQVTDSHSLVLTEDSLERLTPQSMYTHILRLTKERDVMYLKWIDLACVESEMAASENLVECGQGVSVTRSPSNGTATSTPSSSSNSESNHLAVECADLRSKNRKLRQELEEKSENLLELREELDDKKARFDKLRQESQEWFTEAKRASAYRDEVDILRERAERADRLEVEVQKYREKLGDSDFYKSRVEELREDNRVLLESKEMLEEQLQRYRKRSEHAISLESEIIKYKQKLNDMALERDVDRSKLEELLEENAQLQLVARNLNSTMDLDKSFSENEDDCNSGDNSLSEQLTNNAQTRALKLELENRRLTAALEQLKESSFHESTSKMLELEKEKKKLSLKIEQMQENIHRLTQQNVELEGVFKNALEENKKLQDAVDNRQKSYDRQSMEREADRQKLSDAEQHVETLNKEKQRIQTLNESIQRRADDLERLAESKTKELEQYLEKSRQYELTKQKLYEIEAKVSTYERENASLLKEVSKLKEGSEEKSVQLDDSINRLDVQSKELQKLGKALEDSEQVHQKLVELEKQNQELASQRIIDQEMISTLRNDLVTGTLVTKKVRNNLEKLGLADEEPGELNVEHVVEKLVRNPETFKTVREIMLNVTREQLEEEDREGGVKSDMCVLCHRQEIFTVEKNIELAATPAPAPAQPSSQELRFEHKLRLSPARESAELTRIKDSNTQLQTENARLSVDVAALGSQITSLNTQHVALQLANSQLAAEKDTLLKEIDSLQQEHKHALQDQVTLQCLHDQLSAEYESLNKDKEQLKAAVRDLRQELRDTREQQSALEQRIEELTIQNNNMKTCSEDLSILRTEHSKLTDDFRNLFATSDRFKNEYKNIQEQYKMVRMEHSSLKLQNTELSGELNAKSDQVRCLQMEYSKVQQRCEMLIQNNAELDSERKALMDNVSQLLSQYQELLAISLEDKKHFHEEEKNYTERVHSLKRQKEKLEEKIMEHYKKSETTVHKKKPFASMLVRRVKKASSDLMNKVPSRNRRSWVDDARTNSQFVVGSESGGNESDNSNEEPLSIASDTHLLQRNVPLRQSLQRDLLDNSIQRGGPVRSSLQAQKPVLKRQT
- the LOC6610579 gene encoding girdin isoform X5, with the protein product MAGTATATPMEIDEFVNSSIISWLESCLPRAELLAGYTSLLDGHIIHSVWLQIDPEPQNNPSELTDLNGKSLSIARAKNFECVVRNLKSFFEEELGQTILVLPDAFTLGHHPESKNGLEQMKTLLTLLLGAAVQCPNKELFIARIKELDLETQHAIVGLIKQVTDSHSLVLTEDSLERLTPQSMYTHILRLTKERDVMYLKWIDLACVESEMAASENLVECGQGVSVTRSPSNGTATSTPSSSSNSESNHLAVECADLRSKNRKLRQELEEKSENLLELREELDDKKARFDKLRQESQEWFTEAKRASAYRDEVDILRERAERADRLEVEVQKYREKLGDSDFYKSRVEELREDNRVLLESKEMLEEQLQRYRKRSEHAISLESEIIKYKQKLNDMALERDVDRSKLEELLEENAQLQLVARNLNSTMDLDKSFSENEDDCNSGDNSLSEQLTNNAQTRALKLELENRRLTAALEQLKESSFHESTSKMLELEKEKKKLSLKIEQMQENIHRLTQQNVELEGVFKNALEENKKLQDAVDNRQKSYDRQSMEREADRQKLSDAEQHVETLNKEKQRIQTLNESIQRRADDLERLAESKTKELEQYLEKSRQYELTKQKLYEIEAKVSTYERENASLLKEVSKLKEGSEEKSVQLDDSINRLDVQSKELQKLGKALEDSEQVHQKLVELEKQNQELASQRIIDQEMISTLRNDLVTGTLVTKKVRNNLEKLGLADEEPGELNVEHVVEKLVRNPETFKTVREIMLNVTREQLEEEDREGGVKSDMCVLCHRQEIFTVEKNIELAATPAPAPAQPSSQELRFEHKLRLSPARESAELTRIKDSNTQLQTENARLSVDVAALGSQITSLNTQHVALQLANSQLAAEKDTLLKEIDSLQQEHKHALQDQVTLQCLHDQLSAEYESLNKDKEQLKAAVRDLRQELRDTREQQSALEQRIEELTIQNNNMKTCSEDLSILRTEHSKLTDDFRNLFATSDRFKNEYKNIQEQYKMVRMEHSSLKLQNTELSGELNAKSDQVRCLQMEYSKVQQRCEMLIQNNAELDSERKALMDNVSQLLSQYQELLAISLEDKKHFHEEEKNYTERVHSLKRQKEKLEEKIMEHYKKSETTVHKKKPFASMLVRRVKKASSDLMNKVPSRNRRSWVDDARTNSQFVVGSESGGNESDNSNEEPLSIASDTHLLQRNVPLRQSLQRDLLDNSIQRGGPVRSSLQAQKLLKRQT
- the LOC6610579 gene encoding girdin isoform X1 translates to MAGTATATPMEIDEFVNSSIISWLESCLPRAELLAGYTSLLDGHIIHSVWLQIDPEPQNNPSELTDLNGKSLSIARAKNFECVVRNLKSFFEEELGQTILVLPDAFTLGHHPESKNGLEQMKTLLTLLLGAAVQCPNKELFIARIKELDLETQHAIVGLIKQVTDSHSLVLTEDSLERLTPQSMYTHILRLTKERDVMYLKWIDLACVESEMAASENLVECGQGVSVTRSPSNGTATSTPSSSSNSESNHLAVECADLRSKNRKLRQELEEKSENLLELREELDDKKARFDKLRQESQEWFTEAKRASAYRDEVDILRERAERADRLEVEVQKYREKLGDSDFYKSRVEELREDNRVLLESKEMLEEQLQRYRKRSEHAISLESEIIKYKQKLNDMALERDVDRSKLEELLEENAQLQLVARNLNSTMDLDKSFSENEDDCNSGDNSLSEQLTNNAQTRALKLELENRRLTAALEQLKESSFHESTSKMLELEKEKKKLSLKIEQMQENIHRLTQQNVELEGVFKNALEENKKLQDAVDNRQKSYDRQSMEREADRQKLSDAEQHVETLNKEKQRIQTLNESIQRRADDLERLAESKTKELEQYLEKSRQYELTKQKLYEIEAKVSTYERENASLLKEVSKLKEGSEEKSVQLDDSINRLDVQSKELQKLGKALEDSEQVHQKLVELEKQNQELASQRIIDQEMISTLRNDLVTGTLVTKKVRNNLEKLGLADEEPGELNVEHVVEKLVRNPETFKTVREIMLNVTREQLEEEDREGGVKSDMCVLCHRQEIFTVEKNIELAATPAPAPAQPSSQELRFEHKLRLSPARESAELTRIKDSNTQLQTENARLSVDVAALGSQITSLNTQHVALQLANSQLAAEKDTLLKEIDSLQQEHKHALQDQVTLQCLHDQLSAEYESLNKDKEQLKAAVRDLRQELRDTREQQSALEQRIEELTIQNNNMKTCSEDLSILRTEHSKLTDDFRNLFATSDRFKNEYKNIQEQYKMVRMEHSSLKLQNTELSGELNAKSDQVRCLQMEYSKVQQRCEMLIQNNAELDSERKALMDNVSQLLSQYQELLAISLEDKKHFHEEEKNYTERVHSLKRQKEKLEEKIMEHYKKSETTVHKKKPFASMLVRRVKKASSDLMNKVPSRNRRSWVDDARTNSQFVVGSESGGNESDNSNEEPLSIASDTHLLQRNVPLRQSLQRDLLDNSIQRGGPVRSSLQAQKRTDLNNSRRNSVHGSLEAPDVTGSSLTLGTAGSRRTVYLIDEHQKLPDGSTPGAAQSQSVGGSGSVSAATPTSAEPQTPQKSTENNAPVGPATFLMYNRINTTIGGASNSGDQSPLLQASGSTSGTTMQDDKSARKRTEDKSNSIWYEYGCV